The Streptomyces racemochromogenes DNA segment GCGCAGGGCCGCCGCGCAGCTGGGTTCGAGGACCAGCACGGGTCCCCGTACCGCCCCCGTCGTGTCGAGGGTGTCCAGGGTGCGCCGGAGCACCGCGCGGGCGCGGTCCAGCCGGCCGGTGGAGACGTAGGTCAGCCCGCAGCACACCCGGCCCCCGGCGGGGACGGTGACGCCGAGGCCGGCCGCCGTGAGCACCCGGACGGCGGCCCGGCCGGCCTCGGGGGTGAAGTACTCGGTGAAGGTGTCGGGCCACAGGGTCACGTCCACCGCGGCCCCCGCCACGTCCACCCCGCCCCCGCCCGCACCGCCCGCCCCGCCCGCGGCCGTGCCGGGCCGCGCCCCCCACCACCGCGTGAACGGCACCCCCGCCACCGCCGGCAGGCTCCGCTCGCGGGCCAGCCCCGGGATCCGCAGGACGCGTCCGGCGGCGTTGACGGCGCCGGCCGCGCGCAGTGCGGCGATCAGCCGGAGCCAGGTGGGGAGGCCGCCCAGGGTGTAGTGCGAGAGCGGCCGGAGGCGGCCGGACCAGTGGCGGTGCAGGAACTCCGCCTTGTACGCGGCGACGTCCACGCCGACCGGGCAGTCGCCGCGGCAGCCCTTGCAGCCGAGGCAGAGGTCGAGGGCCTCGGCGACCTCCGGGGAGCGCCAGCCGCCGGTGATGACCTCCCCGGCCAGCATCTCGTGCAGCAGCCGGGCCCGGCCGCGCGTGGAGTGCCGCTCCTCGCCGGTGGCCCGGTACGACGGGCACATCACGCCCGGGCCGCCGGTGTCGGTGCCGCGGCACTTGGCGACGCCGACGCACCGCACCACCTCCTCCCCCAGCGCGGAACCGTTCGCCGCCACGGCGAACCGGAGGTTCTCGTCCAGCCGGGCCGGGCGGACCAGGATGCCGGGGTTCATGCCGCCCGCCGGGTCCCACACGTCCTTGTACGCCCCGAACAGCTCCATGACCCGTGGCCCGTACATGCGCGGCAGGAGTTCCGCGCGGGCCTGTCCGTCGCCGTGCTCCCCGGACAGGGAGCCGCCGTGGGCGACGACCAGGCCGGCCAGTTCCTCCGAGAAGGCCCGGAAGCGGGCCCGGCCCGCCGCCGAGACAAGGTCGAAGTCGATCCGGACGTGGACGCAGCCCTCCCCGAAGTGCCCGTACGGGGTTCCGTGCAGCCCGTGCCGTGCCAGCAGGGCCCGGAACTCCCGCAGGTAGGCGCCGAGCCGGGCGGGCGGGACGGCGCAGTCCTCCCATCCGGGCCAGGCCATCGCGCCGGAGGGGGCGCGGGTGGCGGTGCCGGCCGCGTCCTCGCGGATCCGCCAGAGGGCGCGCTGCGCGGCCGGGTCCGTGAGGAGGGCCGCGTCGAGCGCGTCTGCGTCGCGCAGCAGGCGCCGTCCGGCGTCCTCGTCGGGCATCTCCACGAAGAGCCAGGCCCTGCCGCGGGGGAGGCCGCGGGCGCCGCGCACGAGGTCCTCGGCCATGCCCTCGACGGTGAGCGGCCCGTGTCCGAGGAGTCCGGCGGCGGCGTCCGCGGCGGCGCTCTCGTCGGGGTATCCGAGTACCGCGAGGACCGGTGCGGGAGGCTGCTCGACGAGGCGCACCACTGCTTCGGTGACCACGCCGAGGGTGCCTTCGCTGCCGCAGAAGGCCCTCGCGAGCCGGGTTCCGTGTTCGGGGAGGAGGGCGTGGAGGCCGCCGTAGCCGGAGATGCGGCGGGAGAATGATCCGGCGGCGAGGCCGGTGCGGAGCACGGCGAGGTGGGTGTCGACGAGTTCCCGCAGTCCGGCGGGCGCGCCGGCCCAGCCCGTGCCGATCCGGTGGGGGGCGCCTCCGTAGCGGACCACCGTCAGCTCCTCGACGTTGTCGGCGGTGGTGCCCCAGGCGACGGAGTGGGCGCCGCACGCGTTGTTGCCGATCATCCCGCCGAGGGTGCAGCGGGAGTGGGTGGAGGGGTCGGGGCCGAAGGTGAGGCCGTGGGGGCGGCCCGCGTCGCGCAGCCGGTCGAGGACGAGCCCGGGCTGGACGACGGCCGTCCGGGCCGCCGGGTCGAGGGACACGAGGGCGTTCATGTGCCGGGTGAGGTCGAGCACGACGCCGGTGCCGGTGGCCTGTCCGGCGATGGAGGTGGCGCCGCCGCGCGGTACGACGGGCACGCCGGCGTCGGCGCAGATCCGCAGGGCGGCGGCCACGTCCTCGGTGTCGCGCGGGGCGACGACCCCGACGGGTACCCGTCGGTAGTTCGAGGCGTCCATGGTGGCGAGGGCCCGTGCGGCGGCGCCGAAGTCCACCTCCCCGCGCAGCTCTGCCCGCAATGTCCGCTGGAGTTCCCCGGTCGACGTCACGGCGCCCACCTTCCCACCGGTGCGGGGCGTCTCACCGGGTGGACGCGCCTCCGACGCCCGGTCCGGGACCCGATACGCTCCGCTCGTGGCTGAGATCCAGATTCCCGCTGACATCAAGCCCGCCGACGGTCGCTTCGGCGCGGGCCCCTCCAAGGTGCGGACCGAGGCGCTGGACGCCCTCGCCGCCACCGGTACCTCCCTGCTCGGCACCTCCCACCGCCAGGCCCCGGTCAAGAACCTGGTCGGCTCGGTGCGCCAGGGCCTCCGGGACCTCTTCTCCCTGCCCGAGGGTTACGAGGTGATCCTGGGCAACGGCGGCTCGACCGCCTTCTGGGACGTCGCGACCGCCGGTCTGATCGAGCGGAAGTCCCAGCACCTGACGTTCGGCGAGTTCTCGTCGAAGTTCGCCAAGGCGGCGAAGCTCGCGCCGTGGCTGGACGAGCCGACGGTGATCTCCTCGGAGCCGGGCACGCACCCGGAGCCGGTCGCCGAGTCGGGCGTGGACGTGTACGCGTACACGCACAACGAGACCTCGACGGGTGTCGCGGCGCCGGTGAAGCGCGTCGCGGGCGCGGACGCCGGGTCGCTCGTCCTGGTGGACGCGACGTCGGGCGCGGGCGGCCTCCCGGTGGACATCACCGAGACGGACGTCTACTACTTCGCCCCGCAGAAGTCCTTCGCCTCGGACGGCGGGCTGTGGCTGGCGACGTTCTCCCCGGCCGCCCTGGAGCGGGCCGCGCGCGTGCACGCGTCGGGCCGGCACATCCCGGAGTTCTTCTCGCTGCCGACGGCGATCGACAACTCCCTGAAGAACCAGACGTACAACACCCCGGCGCTGTCCACCCTCTTCCTGCTGGACCAGCAGCTGGAGTGGATGAACTCGCAGGGCGGTCTGGAGTTCACGACGGGCCGTACGGCGGCCAGCGCGCGGAACCTGTACGGCTGGGCCGAGGCGTCGAAGTACGCGAGCCCGTTCGTGCAGGACGCCGAGAAGCGCTCCGCCGTCATCGGCACGATCGACTTCTCGGACGACATCGACGCGGCGGCGGTGGCGAAGGTGCTGCGCGCCAACGGCATCGTGGACACCGAGCCGTACCGCAAGCTGGGCCGCAACCAGCTGCGCATCGCGATGTTCCCGGCGATCGACCCGGCGGACGTGCAGGCGCTGACGGCCTGCATCGACTACGTGATCGAGCAGCTCTGACCTGACGGCTGACGGGCCCCGCCCGTCACACCGCCCGTACCTGTGGAGCCCCCGACGCCGTCCCGGCGCCGGGGGCTTCCGCGTTCCGGGCTGTCCCCCGCGCCGGGACTTTCGTCCCGAAATTCGGGGCAAAAACCCAGTAAACGGACGCCCATCACCCCGCTCCCACCTGCACGTCCACCCCGCGGGACCTTCGGCCCGCCCCTCCGGGCACCGGCCCGCGCCGGAAACCGAACACCCCGAATGCCCCTCTTGTCCGGTGTGCCGGGAACGACCCCCGGCCGGCCCGTTCCGTACAGCCCGTTCCGTACAGGAGGAACCCATGCGCAAGGCCCTCACCCTCACCGCCGTAGCCCTCACCACGTCCCTGGCCCTCGGCGGCGCCACCACCGCCTTCGCCGCCGGCACCCCCACCACCGCCCCCTCCCCCACCGCGAGCACGCACCCCGCCGCCTCCGCCCGCGTGGAGGTGCCCACCTCGCCCGTGAAGCCCGGCGACGCCATCAGCGTCACCGTGACCGCCCCGGCCGGCTCCCAGAACCTCGCCGTCTCCTCCGCCGCCCTCGGCGGCGTCCCGCTCACCCCGGGCAAGGCCGGCGGCTGGAGCGCCACCGCCAAGGTCGCCGACGTCAAGGACGGCTCCTACGGCGTCTCCCTCACCGGCAGCGCCCCCGACGGCACCAAGCTCCAGGCGAGCACCCGGCTCACCGTGAAGAAGGGCGACGCCCCGAAGCCGCCCACCCCGGCCCCCTCCACGCTCCGCCTCTCCACCGACTTCGGCCGGCCCGGCGACAAGGTCACCGTCACCGTGAAGACCACCGCCAAGGACGCCCACGTGAAGTCCGGCGCCTTCGCCGGCGGCCGCGTCGACCTGAAGAACGACGGCCACGGCACCTTCACCGGCACCGCGACCGTCGCCAAGGACGTCAGGACCGGCTACTACGGGGTCGACGCCTTCGCGGGCGGCGAGAAGTTCGACACCGCCAAGTTCTCCGTCGAGGCCAAGGGCAACCCGGACGTGAAGCCGCTCCCGCTGAAGCCCTCCGAGCACAAGACTCCCAAGGGCTCCGTGAACACCGGCCAGGCCCCCGCCGATGCCTGAGACCGCCCCCTCCCGCTGCCAGGGCGGCCGCGCACGCCGCGCCGCCGCCCTGGCGGGGGCCCCGGCCCTCGCCCTGGCCCTGGCCCTGGCCCTGGCCACCGGCTGCTCGGTCGGCGCCGCGGCGCACGGGACCACCCCGAGAACCCCCACACCCCGGACGGCGGCCTCCGTCCTGCCCCCGTCCGTCCCCGACCGGATCGAGATCCCCGGCATCGGGGTCGACGCCCCGCTCGACGCCGTCGGCCTCGACGCCCAGGGCGTCATGCGGGAACCGGACTTCGCCAGACCGGACGACGCCGCCTGGTACGAGCAGGGCCCCACCCCCGGCGAGGCCGGCGCGGCCGCGATCGTCGGGCACATGGACACCCCGCAGGCCCCCGAGGCCGTCTTCCACAACCTCAAGACCCTGCGGAAGGGCCAGCAGATCGAGGTCCACCGCACCGACGGCACCACCGCCGTCTTCACCGTCGACTCCGTCGACACCTTCAAGAAGGACGCCTTCCCCACCGGCAAGGTCTACGGCGACACCCACGGCAAGGCCGAACTCCGCCTGATCACCTGCGGCGGCGACCTCACCGCCGACCGCCACTGGGACTCCAACGTCGTCGTGTTCGCCCACCTCACGGGCAAGGCGTAGCCCACGACGCGATACCTTCAGCACTCCAGAGGAGTACGCGGTACAGCGTGGAGGCATGCGGCGTGAACGTGCGAGTGACGGCGGCCGGGAGCGGCATGGACCCCTTCAGCACCGCCCGGCTGCGGAGGGCGGTGCTCGACGCGTGGGGCGCGGGCCCGGCCCGGTTCCGCGAGGACGCCAACGCCGAGGAGGACCTCGCGCTCGGCGGCTACCGGGACCGGCTCGTCGTCGAGCTGGCCCAGAACGCCGCCGACGCCGCCGCCCGCGCCAAGGTCCCCGGCCGGCTGCGCCTGACCCTGCACCCCGCCGGACCCGACGGCCCCGCCGTGCTGGCCGCCGCCAACACCGGGGCCCCGCTGGACGCGACGGGCGTCGAGTCGCTGAGCACCCTGCGCGCCTCTGCCAAGCGGGAGAACGACCAGGGCTCCGTGGGCCGCTTCGGCGTCGGCTTCGCCGCCGTGCTGGCCGTCTCCGACGAGCCGGCGGTGCTCGGCCGCCACGGCGGCGTCCGCTGGTCCCTCGCCGAGGCACGCGAGCTGGCCCGCGAGGCCGCGGCCTTCAGCCCCGGCCTCGGGGACGAACTCCGCCGCCGCGACGGCCACGTACCGCTGCTGCGGCTGCCGCTGCCCGCCGAGGGCACCGCCCCCGAGGGCTACGACACCGTCGTCGTCCTCCCGCTGCGCGACGCCGCCGCCGAGGACCTCGCCGAACGCCTGCTGGCCGGCATCGACGACGCCCTGCTGCTGACCCTGCCCGGGCTGCGCGAGGTCGTCATCGAAACCCCCTCCTCCGGACACCGCGTCCTGTTCCGGCGCATGGACGGCCCGTACACCGTCATCGAGGACTCCGCCTCCGGCACCCACCGCTGGCGCACCGTACGCCACACCGGCCCCATCGACCCCGCCCTCCTCGCCGACCGGCCCGTCGAGGAACGGCTGCGGCCCGACTGGACGGTCACCTGGGCCGCCCCCGTCGACCCCGACGGCGCCCCCGTACGCCCCCGCACCGCGCCCGTCGTGCACGCCCCGACCCCCACCGACGAGCCCCTCGGCGTCCCCGCCCTGCTCATCGCCTCCCTGCCGCTGGACACCACCCGCCGCCACCCGGCGCCCGGACCGCTGACCGACTTCCTCGTCGAGCGCGCCGCCGACGCCTACGCCGAACTCCTGGGCTCCTGGGAGCCGGTGAGCACCGCCCTGGTCGACCTCGTGCCCGGCCCGCTCGGCGGGAGCCCGCTCGACGGCGCCCTGCGCGCCGCCGTCCTCCAGCGGCTGCCCCGCACCGCGTTCCTCGCCCCGGCCGCGCCCACGGAGGAACTCCCGTCGCTGCGGCCCTTCGAGGCCGAGGTCGTGGAGGGCGCCGGCGCCGACACCGTACGCGTCCTCGCGGAGGTCCTCCCGACGCTGCTGCCCGCCGGGCTGGAACGCCGCCCCGAGCTGCGCACCCTGGGCGTGGGCCGGCTGCCGCTCGGCGAGGCCATCGAGCGGATCGCCGGCATCGAGCGCACCCCGCAGTGGTGGCACCGCCTCTACGACACCCTGGCCGGGGTGGACCCCGACCGGCTCTCGGGCCTGCCCGTGCCGCTCGCCGACGGCCGCACCACCATCGGCCCGCGCCACGTCCTGCTGCCCGGCCCCGACACCCCCGCCGATCTGGCCCGCCTCGGCCTGAAGGTGGCCCACCCGGACGCCGCGCACCCGCTGCTGGAGAAGCTGGGCGCGCTCCCCGCCACCGCGCGCGCCGTCCTGACGACCCCGCAGGTCCGTGCCGCCGTGGCCGCCTCCCTGGACGCCGGCGAGGTCTGGGACGAGGACGCGCCGGACCCGGAGGAGCTCGCCGACACCGTCCTGTACCTGGTCCGCGCGGCCGGCCTGGCCCCGGGCGAGGAGCCCTGGCTGGGCGCGCTGGCCCTGCCCGACGAGGACGGGGAACTCGCCCCGGCCGGGGAGCTGCTGCTCGCCGGGAGCCCGCTGGCGTCGGTGCTGCGCGAGGACGAGGTCCCGTACCTGGACGCCGAGTTCGCCGCCCGCTGGGACGCGGACACGCTGGCCGCGTGCGGGGTGCTGACCGCCTTCCAGCTGGTCCGCGCCACCGACGTGGTCCTCGACCCGGACGAACTGGAGCCCCGCGAGGGTGACTTCGCCGAGCCCGACGACGCCGGCCTGCTGGACGCCGTCGACGTGTGGTGCGAGGACCTGCTCGACCAGTTCCCCGACACCCCGGTGCCGCCGGTGGCCACCGAGCTGATCGCCGTGCGGGACCTGGACCTCGTCGACGACGACCGCTGGCCGCAGGCGCTGGCGATGCTGGCGCAGCCGCCGCTGCGCGACGCCCTGACCCAGCCGGTGCGGATCCTGCTGCCGGACGGCACCACGCGGTCGGTGCGCTCGTACACCGCCTGGTGGCTGCGCGACCACCCGGTGCTGGACGGTCGCCGCCCGGCCGGTCTGCGGGCGGCGGGCGGCGACCCGCTGCTGGCGGGCCTGTACACCCCGGCGGACGCGACGGGCTTTGAGGACGAGCAGGTGCTGCGGGCCCTGGGCGTACGCACGTCCGTGCGCGCCCTGCTGGAGGAGCCCGGCGGCGCGGCCGAGCTCCTGTCCCGCCTCGCCGACCCGGACCGGGAGGTCACCGGGCACCAGCTGCACGGCCTGTACGGGGCGCTGGCCGACCTGGACCCGGAGCAGGTGACGCTGCCGGACGAGCTGCGGGCGGTGGTGGACGGCGAGGTGGTCGTGGTGGACGCGGCCGACGCGGTCGTCGCGGACGCCCCCGACCTGCTCCCGCTGACGGCGGGCCTGCCCCTGCTGCCGGTCTCCCCGTCCCGTGCGGGGGACCTGGCGGACCTGTTCCAGGTGCGCCGCCTGTCGGAGACGGTCCCGGCGGAGGTGACGACGCCGGGCGAGGAGCACGAGGTCCCGGAGTCGGTGCGGATCCTGCTGGGCCCGACGACCCCGGCGACGTACGTGGAGCACGAGGAGCTGGTGGCGGGCGGCACGGAGCTGGACTGGCGGCTCACCCCGGACGGGGTGCTGCACGCGGCGACCCTGGAGGGCGTGGCGGCGGGTCTGGCCTGGTCGGCGTCGCAGTGGCCGCGCCGCTTCGAGGTGGCGGCCCTGCTGGAGGACCCGTCACGGACGGCGGAACTGGCCCGGGACCGCTGGTTCGACTGACCGCTAGGCGGGGAAGCGGCGGTCCACCCACCGGAAGGTGAACTCGATCGCGGCGGAGGCTGCCGCCGCGATGGCGACCGCGATCCACGGCATGGTCACGCCCTCCAGCTTGAGCTGGAAGAAGTCCTGGAGCCAGGGCACGACGAGGACGACGAGGAAGGCGGCGCCCATCGCGCCGACCAGGGCGACGCGCCACCACGTGTAGGGGCGGGCGATGATCGCGAGGACCCACATGGAGGTCAGGAACAGGGTGAGGGTGGCGGCGCTGGTCTCGGCCTTGAGGGAGTCGGGTCCGCTGTAGTGGGCGCGGGCGATCAGGTAGGTGACGAAGGTGGCGACGGCCGCGATGGTGCCGCCGGGGATCGCGTAGCGCATCACCCGTTTCACGAAGTGCGGCCTGGCGCGTTCCTTGTTGGGGGCGAGCGCCAGGAAGAAGGCCGGGATGCCGATGGTGAGGGTGGACAGCAGGGTGAGGTGGCGCGGCAGGAAGGGGTATTCGACCTGCGCGCACACCACCAGGACGGCCAGCAGCACCGAGTAGACCGTCTTGGTGAGGAAGAGGGTCGCGACGCGGGTGATGTTGCCGATGACCCGGCGGCCCTCGGCGACCACCGACGGGAGGGTGGCGAAGCTGTTGTTGAGCAGCACGATCTGGGCGACGGCCCTCGTCGCCTCGGAGCCGGAGCCCATGCTGACGCCGATGTCGGCGTCCTTGAGGGCGAGGACGTCGTTGACGCCGTCGCCGGTCATGGCGACGGTGTGGCCGTTGGACTGGAGGGCGCCGACCATGTCCCGCTTCTGCTGGGGGGTGACGCGGCCGAAGACGGAGTTCCCGTCGAGGACCTGGGCCATCTCGGCGCGCTCGGCGGGCAGCTCGCGGGCGTCGACGGTGTGGTGCGCGCCGGGCAGGCCGAGCTTGCCGGCGACGGCGCCGACGGAGACGGCGTTGTCGCCGGAGATGACCTTGGCCTTGACGTTCTGCTCGTCGAAGTAGCGCAGGGTGTCGGCGGCGTCGGGGCGCAGCCGCTGTTCGAGGACGACGAGGGCGGTGGGGCGTACGCCGGTGGCGACGGCGGGGTCGTCGAGTTCGCGGGCGGAGCGGGCCAGCAGGAGGACCCGTAGGCCTTGTTCGTTGAGGCCGTTGATCTCGTCGAGGGCGGGGTCGCCGGCGGGGAGGAGCACGTCGGGGGCGCCGAGCAGCCAGGTGTTGTTCTCGCCGTCGCCCTCGCTGAAGCTGGCGCCGCTGTACTTGCGGGCGGAGGAGAAGGGCAGGGATTCGGTGCAGCGCCACTCGGTGCTGTCGGGGTAGGCGTCGATGATGGCCTGGAGGCTGGCGTTGGGCCGGGGGTCGGATTCGCCGAGGGCGCCGAGGACCTTCTCGACGTAGGCGGTCTCCGCTCCGCCGAGCGGGCGCAGCTCGGT contains these protein-coding regions:
- a CDS encoding FAD-binding and (Fe-S)-binding domain-containing protein encodes the protein MSAGIWISATSGAYRVPDRASEARPPGETPRTGGKVGAVTSTGELQRTLRAELRGEVDFGAAARALATMDASNYRRVPVGVVAPRDTEDVAAALRICADAGVPVVPRGGATSIAGQATGTGVVLDLTRHMNALVSLDPAARTAVVQPGLVLDRLRDAGRPHGLTFGPDPSTHSRCTLGGMIGNNACGAHSVAWGTTADNVEELTVVRYGGAPHRIGTGWAGAPAGLRELVDTHLAVLRTGLAAGSFSRRISGYGGLHALLPEHGTRLARAFCGSEGTLGVVTEAVVRLVEQPPAPVLAVLGYPDESAAADAAAGLLGHGPLTVEGMAEDLVRGARGLPRGRAWLFVEMPDEDAGRRLLRDADALDAALLTDPAAQRALWRIREDAAGTATRAPSGAMAWPGWEDCAVPPARLGAYLREFRALLARHGLHGTPYGHFGEGCVHVRIDFDLVSAAGRARFRAFSEELAGLVVAHGGSLSGEHGDGQARAELLPRMYGPRVMELFGAYKDVWDPAGGMNPGILVRPARLDENLRFAVAANGSALGEEVVRCVGVAKCRGTDTGGPGVMCPSYRATGEERHSTRGRARLLHEMLAGEVITGGWRSPEVAEALDLCLGCKGCRGDCPVGVDVAAYKAEFLHRHWSGRLRPLSHYTLGGLPTWLRLIAALRAAGAVNAAGRVLRIPGLARERSLPAVAGVPFTRWWGARPGTAAGGAGGAGGGGVDVAGAAVDVTLWPDTFTEYFTPEAGRAAVRVLTAAGLGVTVPAGGRVCCGLTYVSTGRLDRARAVLRRTLDTLDTTGAVRGPVLVLEPSCAAALRTDLPALLPDDPRAHRLAAAVRTFAETLEEHAPHWTPPRLDRPVAGQTHCHQHAVLGDAADRRLRARAGLTGELSGGCCGLAGNFGFEPGHHAVSVACAEEQLLPSLRTAAPDAAVLADGFSCRTQIAQLGGRRARHLAELLAEGLLPGVPGEGL
- the serC gene encoding phosphoserine transaminase encodes the protein MAEIQIPADIKPADGRFGAGPSKVRTEALDALAATGTSLLGTSHRQAPVKNLVGSVRQGLRDLFSLPEGYEVILGNGGSTAFWDVATAGLIERKSQHLTFGEFSSKFAKAAKLAPWLDEPTVISSEPGTHPEPVAESGVDVYAYTHNETSTGVAAPVKRVAGADAGSLVLVDATSGAGGLPVDITETDVYYFAPQKSFASDGGLWLATFSPAALERAARVHASGRHIPEFFSLPTAIDNSLKNQTYNTPALSTLFLLDQQLEWMNSQGGLEFTTGRTAASARNLYGWAEASKYASPFVQDAEKRSAVIGTIDFSDDIDAAAVAKVLRANGIVDTEPYRKLGRNQLRIAMFPAIDPADVQALTACIDYVIEQL
- a CDS encoding class F sortase, with amino-acid sequence MPETAPSRCQGGRARRAAALAGAPALALALALALATGCSVGAAAHGTTPRTPTPRTAASVLPPSVPDRIEIPGIGVDAPLDAVGLDAQGVMREPDFARPDDAAWYEQGPTPGEAGAAAIVGHMDTPQAPEAVFHNLKTLRKGQQIEVHRTDGTTAVFTVDSVDTFKKDAFPTGKVYGDTHGKAELRLITCGGDLTADRHWDSNVVVFAHLTGKA
- a CDS encoding sacsin N-terminal ATP-binding-like domain-containing protein, translating into MDPFSTARLRRAVLDAWGAGPARFREDANAEEDLALGGYRDRLVVELAQNAADAAARAKVPGRLRLTLHPAGPDGPAVLAAANTGAPLDATGVESLSTLRASAKRENDQGSVGRFGVGFAAVLAVSDEPAVLGRHGGVRWSLAEARELAREAAAFSPGLGDELRRRDGHVPLLRLPLPAEGTAPEGYDTVVVLPLRDAAAEDLAERLLAGIDDALLLTLPGLREVVIETPSSGHRVLFRRMDGPYTVIEDSASGTHRWRTVRHTGPIDPALLADRPVEERLRPDWTVTWAAPVDPDGAPVRPRTAPVVHAPTPTDEPLGVPALLIASLPLDTTRRHPAPGPLTDFLVERAADAYAELLGSWEPVSTALVDLVPGPLGGSPLDGALRAAVLQRLPRTAFLAPAAPTEELPSLRPFEAEVVEGAGADTVRVLAEVLPTLLPAGLERRPELRTLGVGRLPLGEAIERIAGIERTPQWWHRLYDTLAGVDPDRLSGLPVPLADGRTTIGPRHVLLPGPDTPADLARLGLKVAHPDAAHPLLEKLGALPATARAVLTTPQVRAAVAASLDAGEVWDEDAPDPEELADTVLYLVRAAGLAPGEEPWLGALALPDEDGELAPAGELLLAGSPLASVLREDEVPYLDAEFAARWDADTLAACGVLTAFQLVRATDVVLDPDELEPREGDFAEPDDAGLLDAVDVWCEDLLDQFPDTPVPPVATELIAVRDLDLVDDDRWPQALAMLAQPPLRDALTQPVRILLPDGTTRSVRSYTAWWLRDHPVLDGRRPAGLRAAGGDPLLAGLYTPADATGFEDEQVLRALGVRTSVRALLEEPGGAAELLSRLADPDREVTGHQLHGLYGALADLDPEQVTLPDELRAVVDGEVVVVDAADAVVADAPDLLPLTAGLPLLPVSPSRAGDLADLFQVRRLSETVPAEVTTPGEEHEVPESVRILLGPTTPATYVEHEELVAGGTELDWRLTPDGVLHAATLEGVAAGLAWSASQWPRRFEVAALLEDPSRTAELARDRWFD
- a CDS encoding cation-translocating P-type ATPase gives rise to the protein MTQRARIDQDGPERAGGAAIDAGAELDPVHPVNPPAPRFKPAGLSTAEVAERVARGDVNDVPVRSSRSTADIVRANVFTRFNAIIGVLWVIMLIVAPIQDSLFGFVIIANTGIGIIQELRAKKTLDGLAVIGEAKPGVRRDGTTAEVSTSEIVLDDVIELGPGDKVVVDGLVGEADGLEIDESLLTGEADPVLKKPGDQVMSGSFVVAGGGAFTATKVGREAYAAQLAEEASRFTLVHSELRSGISTILKYVTWMMIPTSIGLIISQLVVKESNLKDSIARTVGGIVPMIPEGLVLLTSVAFAIGVIRLGRKQCLVQELPAIEGLARVDVVCLDKTGTLTEGGMDVTELRPLGGAETAYVEKVLGALGESDPRPNASLQAIIDAYPDSTEWRCTESLPFSSARKYSGASFSEGDGENNTWLLGAPDVLLPAGDPALDEINGLNEQGLRVLLLARSARELDDPAVATGVRPTALVVLEQRLRPDAADTLRYFDEQNVKAKVISGDNAVSVGAVAGKLGLPGAHHTVDARELPAERAEMAQVLDGNSVFGRVTPQQKRDMVGALQSNGHTVAMTGDGVNDVLALKDADIGVSMGSGSEATRAVAQIVLLNNSFATLPSVVAEGRRVIGNITRVATLFLTKTVYSVLLAVLVVCAQVEYPFLPRHLTLLSTLTIGIPAFFLALAPNKERARPHFVKRVMRYAIPGGTIAAVATFVTYLIARAHYSGPDSLKAETSAATLTLFLTSMWVLAIIARPYTWWRVALVGAMGAAFLVVLVVPWLQDFFQLKLEGVTMPWIAVAIAAAASAAIEFTFRWVDRRFPA